ATCCCAAAAAAGGAACGGCTGAAATCATTGTGGCCAAAAACAGAAACGGTGCCATTGGCACGGCGTTGATGCATTTTCACGGACAATATACCCGGTTTGAAGAACTGGCACCGGACAGTTATCAGGAATTTCAATGAACAAACAAGTCTACGGAAATCTGACGGGCCTTCGCAATACCCAGCTCAAACGCATTGAAAACCTGTACGCCCAGAAATCCTCCCCGGAATATATCATCAGCCCGGACATTGCCGTGGAACTGGTTGAGATCAGCCATGAAATCCGTCGCCAGACAGGCGTGCTGGTGGACCGGAACGGAAAAATCGTCTGTGTCATTGTCGGAGACTCCCACGGTATCGTCATACCCGTGACCCCGGATCATATGGCGATTCCCGGGCGCCTCAAAGGGCTGCGGTGCGTACATACCCATTTAAAGGACGAGCCTTTAACCCGGGATGACCTGACGGACCTGGCTTTGCTCCGCCTGGATTTTATCACGGCCGTGTGTCTGACTTCGGACGGCCGGGCCGGGCCGGTTTATTCGGCCCATGTGCTGCCGGAAGAAACCAAAGAGCCTTATCAGGTGCTGCCCCCTGCCACGGTGTCTGATCTGAACAATGACTGCCTGACCCGCATTCTGGCCCTGGAAACGGAACTGTCCCGGAAAAACGCGTTGCACAAACCCGCATCCGGTCTGGAAAATGCGTTTCTGATCAATGCGGTCACCCAGGATGCAGATGCGGCTTACGCGTCCATGGATGAACTCAAGGAGTTGTGTAAAACCAGCCAGATCACGGTTATCGGCACGGCCGTTCAGCAAAGAAAACGCATTGATCCCAAATTTGTGGTGGGAAAAGGCAAACTGTCCGCTCTGGTGATCCAGGCCATTCAGAACCATGCCACGCTGCTGATATTCGACTGTGAGCTCACCCCGTCCCAGATCCGGTCCATAACCGATTTTGTGGAAATGAAGGTGATTG
Above is a window of Desulfotignum balticum DSM 7044 DNA encoding:
- the hflX gene encoding GTPase HflX; protein product: MNKQVYGNLTGLRNTQLKRIENLYAQKSSPEYIISPDIAVELVEISHEIRRQTGVLVDRNGKIVCVIVGDSHGIVIPVTPDHMAIPGRLKGLRCVHTHLKDEPLTRDDLTDLALLRLDFITAVCLTSDGRAGPVYSAHVLPEETKEPYQVLPPATVSDLNNDCLTRILALETELSRKNALHKPASGLENAFLINAVTQDADAAYASMDELKELCKTSQITVIGTAVQQRKRIDPKFVVGKGKLSALVIQAIQNHATLLIFDCELTPSQIRSITDFVEMKVIDRTQLILDIFAKQAKSREGKLQVELAQLEYLLPRLITKNTAMSRLTGGIGGRGPGETKLEINRRRVRDRITRLKKEITKIRKQRHQQKARRRQRNIPVISIVGYTNAGKSTLLNTLTQSDIIAADRLFATLDPSSRRLRFPADTEVIVTDTVGFIQHLPKELMEAFHATLEELAEADIILHVIDISNPRYMQQKESVEKILTQLDLDDIPVLYVFNKMDRVDMAEFDTPWLLNEGVCICARQKQSLTGLIEKLESMVTLPASHLRVDQ